In Myxococcus stipitatus, the following are encoded in one genomic region:
- the upp gene encoding uracil phosphoribosyltransferase, producing the protein MEFPNCTVVDHPLVKHKLTLMRRVETSTATFRTLLQEISLLLAYEAFRDLKLADEDIQTPMAPMRAPMLEGKKLVLVAIMRAGQGILDGMLQLVPSARVGHIGLYRDPETLTPVEYYYRVPGQLADRDVVVCDPMLATGNSAVAALQRLKKSKPGSLRFVCLLACPEGLATLREHHPDVHVYTAAVDERLNEHGYIIPGLGDAGDRLFGTK; encoded by the coding sequence ATGGAGTTCCCGAACTGCACCGTGGTGGACCACCCGCTGGTGAAACACAAACTGACGTTGATGCGGCGGGTGGAGACGAGCACGGCGACCTTCCGGACGTTGCTCCAGGAGATTTCCCTGCTGCTGGCGTATGAGGCCTTTCGAGACCTGAAGCTGGCCGACGAGGACATCCAGACGCCCATGGCGCCCATGCGGGCGCCCATGCTGGAGGGCAAGAAGCTGGTGCTGGTGGCCATCATGCGCGCGGGGCAGGGCATCCTCGACGGGATGCTCCAACTGGTGCCGTCGGCGCGCGTGGGACACATCGGGTTGTATCGAGACCCGGAGACGCTGACGCCGGTGGAGTACTACTACCGGGTGCCGGGGCAGCTGGCGGACCGCGACGTGGTGGTGTGTGACCCGATGCTCGCCACGGGCAACTCGGCGGTGGCGGCGCTCCAGCGGCTGAAGAAGAGCAAGCCGGGCTCGCTGCGCTTCGTGTGTCTCCTGGCGTGTCCGGAGGGGCTGGCCACCTTGCGCGAGCACCACCCGGACGTCCATGTGTACACGGCCGCGGTGGATGAGCGGCTGAACGAGCACGGCTACATCATCCCGGGCCTGGGCGACGCGGGAGACCGCCTCTTCGGGACCAAGTAG